A single region of the Anguilla rostrata isolate EN2019 chromosome 11, ASM1855537v3, whole genome shotgun sequence genome encodes:
- the LOC135235218 gene encoding ETS domain-containing protein Elk-4-like, with translation MDSSVTLWQFLLQLLLDPSNDQLICWTNEDGEFKLLQAEEVARLWGARKNKPSMNYDKLSRALRYYYDKNIIKKVNGQKFVYRFVSYPDILSGDFVAKVEGAREAGGGVALPSCEQGGTPNDGGERRAGEKAAQPGAFQGSNKPSSRNDYINSGLYTTFTLTSLQAGAQLFKSIRVEDPGRKQAEKKSAVDPAQSVIKFGTIPPKLSQLVLLEAAPQAPPQNRTHPLQQQCPPKATPQHRTHPPQQPCPAKAPPSYGTHTAEQLCPPKALSQTPQDPYTEEEEKKEGSHTAKTVPILCLSGPAHSLPDQSPCQSMVPDSSQELIIDSDMESISSQPCELQQVQQVTHSSTLQDMGGLEQEAKSSPDQSSQESIHSGKSRKPKGLELTPPLLVTSSDFGTMNLASPSLASLNSLTPAFLSTPTYLLTPSPLLSNIHFWSTLSPVAPLSPAWRQATSTLFQFPSVLNTQFQLPVSSVDGSNTPAPLSPDSQKT, from the exons ATGGACAGCTCGGTGACCCTATGGCAGTTcctgcttcagctcctcctggaCCCCAGCAATGATCAGCTGATCTGCTGGACCAATGAGGACGGAGAGTTCAAGCTACTGCAGGCGGAGGAGGTAGCCAGGCTGTGGGGCGCTCGCAAGAACAAGCCGAGCATGAACTACGACAAGCTTAGCCGGGCCCTGCGATATTACTATGACAAG AACATCATAAAGAAGGTGAACGGGCAGAAGTTTGTGTACCGCTTCGTCTCCTACCCCGACATCCTCAGCGGGGACTTCGTGGCGAAGGTGGAGGGGGCCCGGGAGGCCGGAGGAGGGGTGGCGCTGCCCTCCTGTGAGCAGGGGGGCACCCCAAACGACGGGGGGGAGCGCCGGGCGGGAGAGAAGGCCGCCCAGCCAGGGGCCTTCCAGGGCTCCAACAAACCCTCCAGCCGCAACGACTACATCAACTCGGGCCTGTACACCACCTTCACCCTCACCTCCCTGCAGGCCGGCGCCCAGCTCTTCAAGTCCATCCGCGTGGAGGACCCAGGGCGCAAGCAGGCGGAGAAGAAGTCCGCCGTCGACCCCGCCCAGTCCGTCATCAAATTCGGCACCATCCCACCGAAGCTGTCCCAGCTGGTCCTCCTGGAGGCTGCgcctcaggccccgccccagaACAGGACACACCCACTCCAGCAGCAGTGTCCGCCCAAGGCCACGCCCCAGCATAGGACACACCCACCCCAGCAGCCGTGCCCAGCCAAGGCCCCGCCCTCGTACGGGACTCACACAGCAGAGCAGCTATGCCCACCCAAGGCCCTGTCCCAGACTCCTCAGGATCCGtacacagaggaggaggagaagaaagaggggTCTCACACAGCAAAGACTGTGCCCATCCTCTGCctctctggccccgcccactctctccccGACCAATCTCCTTGCCAGAGCATGGTTCCCGACTCCTCCCAGGAGCTGATAATCGACAGCGACATGGAGTCCATCTCCTCCCAGCCATGTGAGCTGCAGCAAGTGCAGCAG GTGACCCACTCCTCTACTCTCCAGGACATGGGGGGCTTGGAGCAGGAGGCCAAAAGCTCTCCGGACCAGAGCAGCCAGGAGAGCATCCACAGCGGGAAGTCCAGGAAGCCGAAGGGCCTGGAGCTGACCCCCCCACTGCTGGTGACCAGCTCCGACTTCGGCACCATGAACCTGGCCAGCCCCTCCCTCGCCTCCCTCAACTCCCTCACCCCTGCTTTCCTGTCg ACCCCCACCTATCTGCTCACACCGAGCCCCCTACTCTCCAACATCCACTTCTGGAGCACGCTCAGTCCAGTGGCTCCTCTTAGCCCTGCCTGGAGACAGGCCACATCCACTTTGTTCCAG TTTCCCTCGGTGCTGAACACACAGTTCCAGCTGCCCGTGTCCAGTGTGGACGGTTCCAACACCCCCGCACCCCTCTCGCCCGACTCCCAGAAGACGTAG
- the mfsd4ab gene encoding major facilitator superfamily domain-containing protein 4B isoform X2 produces the protein MISVIFAIIPLCHNVLLLAVAMAVAGLAMGIIDTIANIQLVKIYQKDSAVFLQALHFFIGFGALVSPLIADPFLSETNCVGGNMTENMTEIMHHLRNTLSGAGGHSHNVSQYSLPTEGEVTTSVSYAFWIMALINLPVPIAVFVLMYRERLVPCCGSSDPRLLDRDELALETQGGAEQEPEDKDADAGGHGDLFSCCQNDNLRGLPPSFFGIHILGGLVLFMTDGIVGAYAGFVYTYAVSPPMALAHKTAGYLASVFWAAITAGRLVSIPLSYRFPPVRLLTVNLAGVITTVLLLLIFYTSSVFLFVGTSLLGLFLSSIFPCMLAYTEDILEYQGCATTVLVTSAGMGEMVMQVLVGSVIHSEGSYSFLLCGMIIGCIGFILFFGLLLFHRMHRNYLTGTSKKTAMVEEPVTDCVKQ, from the exons atGATCTCGGTCATCTTCGCCATCATCCCGCTCTGCCACAACGTGCTGCTCCTGGCCGTCGCCATGGCTGTGGCGGGCCTGGCCATGGGCATCATCGACACCATCGCCAACATCCAGCTGGTCAAGATCTACCAGAAGGACTCCGCCGTCTTCCTTCAG GCTCTGCACTTCTTCATCGGGTTCGGGGCCCTGGTCAGCCCGCTGATCGCCGACCCCTTCCTGTCCGAGACCAACTGCGTGGGCGGCAACATGACGGAGAACATGACGGAGATCATGCACCACCTGAGGAACACGCTCTCCGGCGCGGGGGGCCACTCCCACAACGTGTCCCAGTACTCGCTGCCCACCGAGGGGGAGGTGACCACCAGCGTGTCCTACGCCTTCTGGATCATGGCCCTGATAAAC CTGCCTGTGCCCATTGCGGTTTTCGTGCTGATGTACCGGGAGCGGCTGGTCCCCTGCTGTGGCAGCAGCGACCCCCGCCTGCTGGACCGGGACGAGCTGGCCCTGGAGACCCAGGGCGGGGCGGAGCAGGAGCCCGAGGATAAGGACGCGGATGCCGGGG gacaCGGGGACCTGTTCAGTTGTTGTCAGAATGATAACTTGCGGGGCCTGCCGCCCTCTTTTTTCGGGATCCACATTCTGGGGGGGCTGGTCCTCTTCATGACGGACGGGATTGTG GGGGCGTACGCTGGCTTTGTGTACACCTACGCTGTGTCTCCTCCCATGGCGCTGGCGCACAAGACGGCGGGCTACCTGGCCAGCGTCTTCTGGGCGGCCATCACCGCCGGGCGCCTGGTGTCCATCCCGCTGTCCTACCGCTTCCCGCCTGTTCGGCTGCTCACCGTCAACCTG GCTGGTGTGATCACCACAGTGTTGTTGCTGCTCATCTTCTACACCAGCAGTGTGTTCCTGTTTGTGGGGACGTCCCTGCTAGGCCTGTTCCTCAGCAGCATCTTCCCCTGCATGCTGGCCTACACCGAGGACATCCTGGAGTACCAAG GATGTGCCACCACAGTCCTGGTCACCAGCGCTGGGATGGGGGAGATGGTAATGCAGGTTCTGGTGGGATCG gtcaTTCACAGTGAGGGCAGCTACAGCTTCCTGTTGTGTGGGATGATCATCGGCTGCATCGGATTCATACTCTTCTTTGGTCTGCTGCTTTTCCACAGAATGCACAGGAACTACCTCAcag GTACATCGAAAAAGACAGCCATGGTGGAGGAACCGGTCACAGACTGTGTGAAGCAGTGA